A genomic segment from Pseudoxanthomonas sp. CF385 encodes:
- a CDS encoding zinc-binding alcohol dehydrogenase family protein, protein MKAVALTRYLPIDDPQSLLDVELETPTATGHDLLVRVEAVSVNPVDTKVRSPKSQVEAQPKVLGYDAAGVVEAVGEAVTRFKPGDTVYYAGDITRSGSNAQFQLVDERIVGRKPASLDFAQAAALPLTTITAWELLFDRMPYAIDGGGNGKTLLVIAGAGGVGSIAIQLAKRAGFTVIATASRQDTIDWCKALGADHVINHREPLGPQLKALGFDTVDAALNLADTDRYWTELGELLAPLGHVGLIVEPRGELRIGDPYKAKSLGIHWEMMFARPRFRTADIGEQGALLDRVADLIDAGALRGTLTDTLSPINAANLREAHRRLESGATIGKLVVAGW, encoded by the coding sequence ATGAAAGCCGTCGCCCTGACCCGTTACCTGCCTATCGACGATCCGCAATCGCTGCTGGACGTCGAACTCGAGACCCCCACCGCCACCGGCCACGACCTCCTCGTGCGCGTGGAGGCCGTGTCGGTGAATCCCGTCGATACGAAAGTGCGCTCGCCCAAGTCGCAGGTCGAAGCGCAGCCGAAAGTGCTGGGCTACGACGCTGCGGGCGTGGTCGAAGCCGTCGGCGAGGCGGTGACGCGCTTCAAGCCCGGCGACACCGTCTACTACGCCGGCGACATCACCCGCTCCGGCAGCAACGCCCAGTTCCAGCTGGTCGACGAGCGCATCGTTGGCCGCAAACCCGCGTCGCTGGATTTCGCGCAGGCCGCGGCATTGCCGCTGACCACGATCACCGCGTGGGAGTTGTTGTTCGACCGCATGCCGTACGCCATCGACGGCGGTGGCAACGGAAAGACGCTGCTGGTGATCGCCGGAGCCGGCGGCGTCGGCTCGATCGCCATCCAGCTCGCCAAGCGCGCCGGCTTCACCGTCATCGCGACGGCATCACGCCAGGACACGATCGACTGGTGCAAGGCGCTGGGTGCCGACCACGTGATCAACCATCGCGAGCCGCTCGGCCCGCAGCTGAAGGCACTGGGCTTCGATACCGTAGATGCCGCGCTGAACCTCGCGGACACCGACCGCTATTGGACCGAACTGGGCGAACTGCTCGCGCCGCTGGGGCATGTCGGCCTGATCGTCGAACCGCGCGGCGAGCTGCGCATCGGCGACCCCTACAAGGCCAAGAGCCTCGGCATCCACTGGGAAATGATGTTCGCGCGGCCGCGTTTCCGCACCGCCGACATCGGCGAACAGGGCGCGTTGCTGGATCGCGTCGCCGACCTGATCGACGCCGGCGCGCTGCGCGGCACGCTGACCGACACGCTCTCACCGATCAATGCCGCGAACCTGCGCGAGGCGCATCGCCGGCTGGAATCGGGCGCCACCATCGGCAAGCTGGTGGTCGCCGGCTGGTAA
- a CDS encoding MFS transporter produces the protein MTPTPSPSRLPLGLYALTAGAFGIGTTEFVIMGLLMQVAADLHVSIAAAGLLISGYALGVFVGAPLLTAATNRMPRKAVLVALMIVFTLGNLACALAPSYELLMAARVVTSLAHGTFFGVGAVVATGLVSEDRKASAISIMFTGLTVATLLGVPAGAWLGLEYGWRATFWAVTAIGVFATVIIATLVPADHSAPTPLSFREELRVVTRPQVLLGLLMTVLGFGGMFTVYTYIQPLLTQVTGFADAAVSPILLVFGVGMIVGNLLGGRFADRRLATALLGTLALLALVMGVMSFALHSRWAMILFTGLLGAAAFATVSPLQLWVLQKASDAQSLASSLNIGAFNLGNALGAWLGGVVISQGLGLSALPWVAALVPASAFAVALWALALERRQRFALAADCA, from the coding sequence ATGACCCCCACTCCCTCTCCCTCCCGGCTGCCACTCGGCCTGTACGCGCTGACGGCCGGCGCGTTCGGCATCGGCACCACCGAGTTCGTCATCATGGGCCTGCTAATGCAGGTCGCCGCCGACCTTCATGTCTCCATCGCCGCGGCTGGCCTGCTGATTTCCGGCTACGCGCTGGGCGTGTTCGTTGGCGCACCGCTGCTGACCGCCGCCACCAACCGGATGCCGCGCAAGGCGGTGCTCGTCGCGCTGATGATCGTGTTCACGCTCGGCAACCTGGCCTGTGCGCTGGCGCCCAGCTATGAGCTGCTGATGGCGGCGCGCGTGGTCACCTCGCTGGCGCACGGCACGTTCTTCGGTGTGGGTGCGGTCGTGGCGACCGGGCTGGTCAGCGAAGACCGCAAGGCGTCCGCCATCTCCATCATGTTCACCGGCCTGACCGTGGCCACGCTGCTCGGCGTGCCCGCGGGTGCCTGGCTGGGCCTCGAGTACGGCTGGCGCGCCACGTTCTGGGCGGTGACCGCGATCGGCGTGTTCGCCACCGTCATCATCGCCACGCTGGTGCCGGCCGACCACAGCGCGCCGACGCCGCTGTCGTTCCGTGAGGAACTGCGCGTGGTGACGCGTCCGCAGGTGTTGCTGGGCCTGCTAATGACCGTGCTCGGCTTCGGCGGCATGTTCACCGTCTACACCTACATCCAGCCGCTGCTGACCCAGGTGACGGGCTTCGCCGATGCCGCGGTGTCGCCGATCCTGTTGGTCTTCGGCGTGGGCATGATCGTCGGCAACCTGCTGGGCGGGCGCTTCGCCGATCGCCGGCTGGCGACGGCCCTGCTCGGCACGCTGGCGTTGCTGGCGCTGGTGATGGGCGTGATGAGCTTCGCGCTGCACAGCCGCTGGGCGATGATCCTCTTCACCGGCCTGCTGGGCGCTGCCGCCTTCGCGACCGTCTCGCCGCTGCAACTGTGGGTGCTGCAGAAGGCCAGCGATGCGCAGAGCCTGGCGTCCAGCCTCAACATCGGTGCCTTCAATCTGGGCAACGCGCTCGGCGCGTGGCTCGGCGGCGTGGTGATCTCGCAGGGCCTGGGCCTGTCCGCACTGCCCTGGGTCGCTGCCCTGGTGCCGGCCTCCGCCTTCGCGGTCGCCCTGTGGGCGCTCGCGCTGGAGCGCCGCCAGCGCTTCGCGCTCGCCGCTGACTGCGCCTGA
- a CDS encoding LysR family transcriptional regulator: protein MDRVGDLALFLRVLDLGSITAAAHSLDLSVAVASQRLKRLEKELGVRLLHRTTRRLHPTPEGAALAEQGRVLVEELETLGTGLREAAREVAGTLRVTTSASFGRQYVSPLLPAFLARHPKLRLSIHLSDNVVDLVSEGFDLAIRIGALDDSRLVARRIAPNRRVLCASPDYLRRRGRPRAPEDLTQHDCLLLFGSGGRQDVWRLGTPAGGEVAVRVQGRFESNFGEVLRDASLAGEGIVIHSLWHVADDLRAGRLEVVLPDYPLATTAISAVMPQRRLVPPRVRAFTDFLIEQFGDHPPWERGLQA from the coding sequence ATGGACCGTGTCGGCGACTTGGCCCTGTTCCTGCGCGTGCTCGACCTCGGGTCGATCACGGCGGCGGCCCACAGTCTGGACCTCTCGGTCGCGGTGGCCAGTCAGCGCCTGAAGCGACTGGAGAAGGAGCTGGGGGTGCGCCTGCTGCACCGGACCACCCGTCGGCTGCATCCCACGCCGGAAGGCGCTGCACTCGCCGAGCAGGGTCGCGTGCTGGTGGAGGAACTCGAGACGCTCGGCACCGGCTTGCGCGAGGCGGCCCGCGAAGTCGCCGGCACCTTGCGGGTGACGACCTCCGCGTCGTTCGGACGCCAGTACGTTTCGCCGCTGCTGCCGGCCTTCCTCGCACGCCACCCGAAGCTGCGCCTGAGCATCCACCTCAGCGACAACGTGGTGGACCTGGTCAGCGAAGGCTTCGACCTGGCGATCCGCATCGGGGCACTGGACGACTCGCGCCTGGTGGCGCGGCGGATCGCGCCCAACCGGCGCGTGCTGTGCGCCTCGCCCGATTATCTGCGCCGACGCGGTCGCCCGCGTGCCCCCGAGGATCTCACCCAACACGACTGCCTGCTGCTGTTCGGTAGCGGCGGTCGCCAGGATGTGTGGCGCCTGGGCACGCCGGCGGGTGGCGAGGTCGCCGTGCGCGTGCAGGGCCGCTTCGAAAGCAATTTCGGCGAAGTCCTGCGCGATGCGTCGCTGGCGGGCGAGGGCATCGTCATCCACTCGCTGTGGCACGTGGCCGACGATCTGCGCGCCGGGCGGCTGGAGGTGGTGTTGCCGGACTACCCGCTGGCCACGACGGCGATCAGCGCGGTGATGCCGCAACGCCGCCTCGTACCGCCGCGCGTGCGGGCGTTCACCGACTTCCTGATCGAGCAGTTCGGCGACCACCCGCCCTGGGAGCGCGGGCTGCAGGCCTGA
- a CDS encoding class III extradiol ring-cleavage dioxygenase translates to MDALPSHSLPSLFLSHGSPMLAVEDSPTGRFLDHLGERLPRPRAIVVASAHFIHARPTVTATPSPGTIHDFGGFPEALYRIQYPAMGAPALAEQVAAHLQDAGFPAQVDARHGLDHGVWVPLRRMYPDADIPVIALSVNPAQTAEWHYRLGQALAPLRAQGVLVVGSGGFSHNLRALDWQHAQAAPYDWVAAFTDALRERLLAGDIAGALDWTALPDAHRNHPTTEHLFPLYVALGAGGDGARGRLLHRDVEMGGLALDAFAFEPA, encoded by the coding sequence ATGGACGCACTGCCTTCCCACTCCCTGCCCAGCCTCTTCCTTTCGCATGGCTCGCCGATGCTGGCGGTGGAGGATTCGCCTACCGGCCGCTTCCTGGACCACCTCGGCGAGCGACTGCCGCGACCGCGGGCCATCGTCGTGGCGTCCGCCCACTTCATCCATGCGCGCCCCACCGTCACGGCGACGCCCTCGCCCGGCACGATCCACGATTTCGGCGGTTTCCCCGAGGCGCTCTACCGCATCCAGTACCCCGCCATGGGTGCGCCTGCGCTGGCGGAACAGGTCGCCGCGCATCTCCAGGACGCTGGTTTCCCGGCCCAGGTCGATGCGCGGCACGGACTCGATCATGGGGTGTGGGTGCCGCTGCGAAGGATGTATCCCGACGCCGACATCCCGGTAATCGCGCTGTCGGTGAACCCGGCGCAGACGGCGGAGTGGCATTACCGACTGGGACAGGCGCTGGCGCCACTGCGCGCGCAGGGCGTGCTGGTGGTCGGGTCCGGCGGGTTTTCGCACAACCTGCGTGCCCTGGACTGGCAACACGCGCAGGCGGCCCCGTACGACTGGGTCGCGGCGTTCACCGATGCCTTGCGCGAGCGGCTGCTGGCCGGCGACATCGCGGGCGCGCTGGACTGGACCGCCCTGCCGGACGCCCATCGCAACCATCCCACCACCGAACACCTGTTTCCGCTGTACGTCGCCCTCGGCGCTGGCGGCGATGGCGCCAGGGGCCGGCTGCTCCACCGCGACGTCGAGATGGGCGGCCTGGCCCTGGACGCCTTCGCGTTCGAGCCCGCCTGA
- a CDS encoding OmpA family protein, producing the protein MNKKILCAALLGGLSLANTAMAQEFDDRWYLTGSVGWNLQDTDRRTDDTQFGTLGLGKFISPNWSIDGELNYQNPSFNFNDDLNWSQYGISLDLRRHFIQDGRSWNPYIVTGLGMQRSEEEYVINSPDSPAQRRDNNLAAKLGIGLQGTFDKRVAVRAEVAYRADFDDQSYTAEGGIHQQEESWFGDVLASVGVVIPLGPKAEAAPAPAPAPTTTCADLDDDGDGVNNCDDKCPGSQAGQTIGPDGCPVQVSIDLKGVNFDFDKSTLRPDAIAILSEAAEILKRYPDLRVEVAGHTDLCGADAYNQSLSQRRSQTVYDYLTKNGVDASRLVGPVGYGESRPLEPTAQTLPGCKSERNRRTELNVQN; encoded by the coding sequence ATGAACAAGAAGATTCTCTGCGCCGCGCTGCTGGGCGGCCTGAGCCTCGCAAACACCGCGATGGCGCAGGAATTCGACGACCGTTGGTACCTGACGGGTTCGGTGGGCTGGAACCTGCAGGATACGGATCGCCGCACCGATGACACCCAGTTCGGTACGCTGGGCCTGGGTAAGTTCATCAGCCCGAACTGGTCGATCGACGGTGAGCTGAACTACCAGAACCCGAGCTTCAACTTCAACGACGACCTCAACTGGAGCCAGTACGGCATCTCGCTGGATCTGCGTCGCCACTTCATCCAGGACGGCCGTAGCTGGAACCCGTACATCGTGACGGGCCTGGGCATGCAGCGCTCGGAAGAAGAGTACGTGATCAACAGCCCGGACTCGCCGGCGCAGCGTCGTGACAACAACCTGGCCGCCAAGCTGGGTATCGGTCTGCAGGGTACCTTCGACAAGCGCGTCGCCGTGCGTGCCGAAGTGGCCTACCGCGCCGACTTCGACGACCAGAGCTACACCGCCGAAGGCGGCATCCACCAGCAGGAAGAGAGCTGGTTCGGTGACGTGCTGGCGTCGGTCGGCGTCGTGATCCCGCTGGGCCCGAAGGCGGAAGCCGCCCCGGCGCCGGCCCCGGCTCCGACCACCACCTGTGCGGACCTGGACGACGACGGTGACGGCGTCAACAACTGCGACGACAAGTGCCCCGGTTCGCAGGCTGGCCAGACCATCGGTCCGGACGGCTGCCCGGTGCAGGTCTCGATCGACCTGAAGGGCGTGAACTTCGACTTCGACAAGTCGACCCTGCGTCCGGACGCGATCGCGATCCTGAGCGAAGCCGCCGAGATCCTGAAGCGCTACCCCGACCTGCGCGTCGAAGTGGCCGGCCACACCGACCTGTGCGGTGCGGACGCCTACAACCAGTCGCTGTCGCAGCGTCGTTCGCAGACCGTGTACGACTACCTGACGAAGAACGGCGTCGACGCTTCGCGTCTGGTGGGCCCGGTCGGTTACGGCGAAAGCCGTCCGCTGGAGCCGACCGCGCAGACCCTGCCGGGCTGCAAGAGCGAGCGTAACCGTCGTACGGAACTGAACGTCCAGAACTGA
- a CDS encoding pseudouridine synthase, with the protein MPAPRLPRDPRGRVRARARADATPAVRHGLARVLSKQGVCSRSEAARWIGEGRVSVDGRIVRDPEFPVVAGRHVVRVDGSAPAATPRHYLMLNKPRGLVTTTRDEQGRDTVYRCLEDAGLPWLAPVGRLDKASEGLLLFTNDPEWAARITDPAHGPDKTYHVQVDRVPDAMLIEALQAGVDVGGERLAARHARLLRAGERNAWLEIVLDEGRNRQIRRLLEAFDVRVLRLVRVAIGSIELGPLAKGAWRLLDAQERETLAPTTGH; encoded by the coding sequence ATGCCTGCGCCGCGACTGCCCCGTGACCCGCGAGGGCGCGTTCGTGCGCGCGCCCGCGCCGATGCGACGCCCGCCGTGCGCCATGGCCTGGCGCGCGTCCTGTCCAAGCAGGGCGTGTGCTCGCGCAGCGAAGCCGCGCGCTGGATCGGGGAAGGGCGCGTTTCCGTCGACGGACGCATCGTCCGCGATCCCGAGTTTCCCGTCGTCGCCGGCCGCCATGTCGTGCGGGTGGATGGCAGCGCGCCTGCGGCCACGCCCCGTCACTACCTGATGCTCAACAAGCCGCGCGGCCTGGTCACGACCACCCGCGACGAACAGGGGCGCGACACGGTCTATCGCTGCCTGGAAGATGCGGGCCTGCCGTGGCTCGCGCCGGTCGGGCGCCTGGACAAGGCCAGCGAAGGGCTGCTGTTGTTCACCAACGATCCGGAGTGGGCCGCGCGCATCACCGATCCGGCGCACGGTCCCGACAAGACCTACCACGTGCAGGTTGATCGGGTGCCGGATGCCATGCTGATCGAGGCCCTGCAGGCCGGCGTGGACGTGGGCGGCGAGCGCCTGGCGGCACGGCATGCACGGTTGCTGCGCGCGGGCGAGCGCAATGCGTGGCTGGAGATCGTCCTCGACGAAGGACGCAACCGGCAGATCCGCCGGCTGCTCGAGGCGTTCGATGTCCGCGTGCTGCGCCTGGTGCGGGTGGCGATCGGTTCCATCGAACTGGGTCCGCTCGCCAAGGGTGCCTGGCGTCTGCTCGATGCGCAGGAGCGCGAGACGCTCGCGCCGACGACCGGACATTGA
- the kbl gene encoding glycine C-acetyltransferase, translating into MSNPLTAHYAATLDEIRAQGLFKSERIITGPQSAEITLEDGRTVLNFCANNYLGLADHPDIIQAAKEALDTHGFGMASVRFICGTQDLHKQLEKTIADFFGTEDTILYAACFDANGGLFEPLLGEDDAIISDALNHASIIDGVRLCKAKRFRYANCDMADLEAQLQAADAAGCKTKLITTDGVFSMDGFIAPLDEITALAKKYGALVHIDECHATGFLGATGRGSAEVKGVLDKIDIVTGTLGKAMGGALGGFTTARREVIELLRQRSRPYLFSNSLPPHVVAAGIKAFEMLASAGDLRERLRENTAYFRERMTAAGFDIKPGVHPISPVMLYDAPLAQRFAERLLEEGIYAIGFFFPVVPKGQARIRTQISAAHTREHLDRAIDAFIRIGRELGVVPA; encoded by the coding sequence ATGTCCAATCCGCTGACCGCCCACTACGCCGCCACCCTGGACGAGATCCGCGCCCAGGGCCTGTTCAAGTCCGAACGCATCATCACCGGGCCGCAGTCGGCCGAGATCACCCTGGAAGACGGCCGCACGGTGCTGAACTTCTGCGCCAACAACTACCTGGGCCTGGCCGACCATCCGGACATCATCCAGGCGGCGAAGGAGGCACTGGACACGCACGGGTTCGGGATGGCGTCGGTGCGGTTCATCTGCGGCACGCAAGACCTGCACAAGCAGCTCGAGAAGACGATCGCCGACTTCTTCGGCACCGAGGACACCATCCTCTACGCGGCCTGCTTCGATGCGAACGGCGGGTTGTTCGAACCCCTGCTCGGCGAAGACGACGCGATCATCTCCGATGCGCTGAACCACGCCTCGATCATCGACGGCGTGCGTTTGTGCAAGGCCAAGCGCTTCCGCTACGCCAACTGCGACATGGCCGATCTGGAAGCGCAGCTGCAGGCGGCCGATGCGGCCGGCTGCAAGACCAAGCTGATCACCACCGATGGCGTGTTCTCGATGGATGGCTTCATCGCGCCACTGGACGAGATCACCGCGCTGGCGAAGAAGTACGGCGCGCTGGTCCACATCGACGAGTGCCATGCGACCGGCTTCCTCGGCGCGACGGGACGCGGCTCGGCGGAGGTGAAGGGCGTGCTGGACAAGATCGACATCGTCACCGGCACACTGGGCAAGGCGATGGGAGGCGCGCTCGGCGGCTTCACCACGGCGCGCCGCGAAGTCATCGAGCTGCTGCGCCAGCGCTCGCGCCCCTATTTGTTCTCCAACTCATTGCCGCCGCACGTCGTGGCGGCCGGCATCAAGGCGTTCGAGATGCTGGCTTCGGCCGGCGACCTGCGCGAGCGACTGCGCGAGAACACGGCGTACTTCCGCGAGCGCATGACGGCTGCGGGCTTCGACATCAAGCCAGGCGTGCATCCGATCAGTCCGGTGATGCTGTACGACGCGCCGCTCGCGCAACGCTTCGCCGAACGCCTGCTCGAAGAAGGCATCTACGCGATCGGCTTCTTCTTCCCCGTCGTGCCGAAGGGCCAGGCGCGCATCCGCACGCAGATCAGCGCCGCGCACACGCGTGAGCACCTGGACCGCGCCATCGATGCCTTCATCCGGATCGGGCGCGAACTGGGCGTGGTGCCGGCGTAA
- a CDS encoding porin, with protein MRTHSGSGRHAGKGTTLLGALACCLALPVSAQSQPTVEQLLQRLQALERRVGEAPPAVADEQGESAPSTLGELDQRLRVLERRLELQQEEAAAKAKEAPVVAVNDKGASLKSANGDYEIKIRGLLQGDGRFFSSGVPSGTYDTFLLRTARPTIEGTLGKWVGFRFTPEFAGDSASIVDAYADLKFSPAATVRLGKFTSPVGLERLQSSSALSDIERALPSELAPNRDIGVQLQGELAGSKVSYAIGVFNGTVDGRDAVTTNPDDEFEFAGRVFVEPFKDGAGFWSGLGFGLGGSVGDTVGTGNNILPRYRTPGQVQFFNYRSAVAADGRRTRWSPQGYFYRNRFGLLAEYIASKQELQVGATAAELENTAWQATASYVLTGEDASYRGVVKPSHPFSPGKGGWGAWELVGRYGVLEIDDRAFPVFADAAVSARRAKSWTVGVNWYLNSNLKLVLNYLDTQFEGGAVAGADREDEKAVFSRLQVAF; from the coding sequence ATGCGGACACACTCGGGCTCAGGCAGGCACGCAGGCAAGGGCACTACCCTCCTGGGCGCGCTGGCCTGTTGCCTCGCCCTGCCCGTGTCCGCACAGAGCCAGCCCACCGTGGAACAGCTGCTGCAACGCCTGCAAGCCCTGGAACGACGCGTCGGCGAGGCGCCGCCCGCCGTCGCGGACGAACAGGGCGAAAGCGCACCCTCGACGCTGGGCGAACTCGATCAGCGCCTGCGGGTACTGGAGCGCCGGCTGGAACTGCAGCAGGAAGAAGCCGCGGCCAAGGCGAAAGAGGCTCCCGTGGTCGCCGTGAACGACAAGGGCGCGTCGCTGAAGTCGGCCAACGGCGACTACGAGATCAAGATCCGTGGCCTGCTGCAGGGCGACGGCCGGTTCTTCAGCAGCGGCGTGCCGTCGGGTACGTACGACACGTTCCTGCTGCGCACCGCGCGGCCGACCATCGAAGGCACGTTGGGCAAGTGGGTCGGGTTCCGGTTCACGCCGGAGTTCGCGGGCGACAGCGCCAGCATCGTCGATGCGTACGCCGACCTGAAGTTCTCGCCCGCCGCGACGGTGCGCCTCGGCAAGTTCACGTCGCCGGTCGGGCTGGAGCGCCTGCAGTCGTCGTCGGCGCTGTCGGACATCGAACGCGCGCTGCCCAGCGAACTGGCGCCGAACCGCGACATCGGTGTGCAGCTGCAGGGCGAACTGGCGGGCAGCAAGGTCAGCTATGCCATCGGCGTGTTCAATGGCACGGTCGACGGCCGCGACGCGGTGACGACCAATCCCGATGACGAATTCGAATTCGCCGGCCGGGTGTTCGTCGAACCTTTCAAGGATGGCGCCGGGTTCTGGTCCGGGCTGGGCTTCGGCCTCGGCGGCAGCGTCGGCGACACGGTGGGCACCGGCAACAACATCCTGCCGCGCTACCGCACGCCGGGGCAGGTGCAATTCTTCAACTACCGCAGCGCCGTGGCGGCCGACGGACGCCGTACGCGCTGGTCGCCGCAGGGCTACTTCTACCGCAACCGATTCGGGCTGCTTGCCGAATACATCGCGTCCAAGCAGGAACTGCAGGTCGGCGCGACCGCGGCCGAGCTGGAGAACACCGCCTGGCAGGCCACCGCCAGCTACGTGCTCACCGGTGAGGACGCAAGCTATCGCGGCGTCGTGAAGCCCTCGCATCCCTTCAGCCCCGGCAAGGGCGGATGGGGTGCTTGGGAACTGGTGGGCCGCTACGGCGTCCTGGAGATCGACGACCGTGCGTTCCCGGTGTTCGCCGACGCCGCGGTGTCCGCGCGTCGCGCGAAGTCCTGGACGGTGGGCGTGAACTGGTACCTCAACAGTAACCTGAAGCTGGTACTCAACTACCTCGACACGCAGTTCGAAGGCGGCGCCGTCGCTGGCGCCGACCGCGAGGACGAGAAAGCCGTGTTCTCGCGACTGCAGGTCGCATTCTGA
- a CDS encoding sulfate ABC transporter substrate-binding protein — MTQSFLRRHARTALLAFGFTLAVAASAKDVELLNVSYDPTREFYREFNAAFAAEWQKTKQQKVSIETSHGGSGKQARSVIDGLEADVVTLALAYDVDSISQRAKLFPANWQSRLPENSAPYTSTIVFLVRKGNPKKIRDWHDLLKPGVAVITPNPKTSGGARWNYLAAWAYGLKIFKGDEAKTRNFVRALFRNVPVLDTGARGSTTTFVQRGIGDVLLAWENEAFLSIEELGPDKFDIVVPSLSILAEPPVALVDRNVDKHGTRDVAQAYLKYLYSPTGQRLAAKHYYRPRYPQYAAPEDVARFPKLELVTIDGVFGSWAKAQATHFADGGVFDQIQAK; from the coding sequence ATGACGCAATCCTTCCTCCGCCGCCATGCCCGCACCGCGCTGCTGGCGTTCGGCTTCACCCTCGCCGTCGCGGCAAGTGCCAAGGACGTCGAGCTGCTCAATGTCTCGTACGATCCCACGCGTGAGTTCTATCGTGAATTCAACGCGGCCTTCGCCGCGGAATGGCAGAAGACCAAGCAGCAGAAGGTCAGCATCGAGACCTCGCACGGCGGTTCCGGCAAGCAGGCCCGTTCGGTGATCGACGGCCTGGAGGCCGACGTCGTCACGCTGGCGCTGGCCTACGACGTGGATTCGATCTCCCAGCGCGCCAAGCTGTTCCCGGCGAACTGGCAGTCGCGCCTGCCCGAGAACAGTGCCCCCTATACCTCGACCATCGTGTTCCTGGTGCGCAAGGGCAACCCGAAGAAGATCCGCGACTGGCACGACCTGCTGAAGCCCGGTGTGGCGGTGATCACGCCGAATCCGAAGACCTCGGGCGGCGCGCGCTGGAACTACCTCGCGGCGTGGGCCTACGGCCTGAAGATCTTCAAGGGCGACGAGGCCAAGACGCGCAACTTCGTGCGCGCGCTGTTCCGCAACGTGCCGGTGCTGGATACCGGTGCGCGCGGATCGACCACCACCTTCGTGCAGCGCGGCATCGGCGACGTGCTGCTGGCCTGGGAGAACGAGGCGTTCCTGTCGATCGAGGAACTCGGCCCCGACAAGTTCGACATCGTCGTGCCGTCGCTGTCGATCCTGGCCGAGCCGCCGGTGGCGCTGGTGGACCGCAACGTGGACAAGCACGGCACCCGTGACGTCGCGCAGGCCTACCTGAAGTACCTGTACTCGCCGACCGGCCAGCGGCTCGCCGCCAAGCACTACTACCGTCCGCGCTATCCGCAGTACGCCGCGCCCGAGGACGTGGCCCGTTTCCCGAAGCTGGAGCTGGTCACCATCGACGGCGTGTTCGGTTCCTGGGCCAAGGCGCAGGCGACGCATTTCGCTGATGGCGGCGTGTTCGACCAGATCCAGGCGAAGTAG
- the cysT gene encoding sulfate ABC transporter permease subunit CysT produces MAVAPSAWPGRTRTRRVIPGFGLSLGYTLLWLGLIVLVPLVGVFVKASGLGIAGLWSIWTEPRVLAALRISFGTALAAAAFNAVMGTLVAWVFVRYRFPGKRLFDAMIDLPFALPTAVAGIALTALYGPTGWIGQWLEAAGIKVAYTPLGITVALVFIGLPFVVRVVQPVLAEVEVELEEAAATLGASRWQTVRRVVLPTLWPAVLAGFALAFARGVGEYGSVIFIAGNLPGVSEIAPLLITIKLEEFDYEGATAIAAAMLLLSFALLLVINTLQARLQRTGKRAGG; encoded by the coding sequence ATGGCGGTAGCGCCCTCCGCATGGCCGGGAAGGACGCGCACGCGACGCGTCATTCCCGGTTTCGGCCTCAGCCTCGGCTACACGTTGTTGTGGCTGGGGCTGATCGTGCTTGTTCCGCTGGTAGGGGTGTTCGTCAAGGCCAGCGGTCTGGGGATCGCGGGATTGTGGTCGATCTGGACCGAGCCCCGCGTGCTGGCCGCGTTGCGCATCAGCTTCGGGACCGCGCTCGCGGCGGCCGCGTTCAATGCGGTGATGGGTACGCTGGTGGCGTGGGTATTCGTGCGCTACCGGTTTCCGGGTAAGCGCCTGTTCGACGCGATGATCGACCTGCCGTTCGCGCTGCCGACCGCAGTGGCGGGCATCGCATTGACCGCGCTGTACGGTCCGACCGGCTGGATCGGGCAATGGCTGGAGGCGGCGGGCATCAAGGTGGCCTACACGCCGCTGGGCATCACGGTGGCACTGGTCTTCATCGGCCTGCCGTTCGTCGTGCGCGTGGTGCAGCCGGTGCTGGCGGAAGTGGAAGTGGAGCTCGAGGAAGCGGCGGCGACGCTCGGTGCCAGCCGCTGGCAGACCGTGCGGCGCGTGGTGCTGCCGACCCTGTGGCCCGCCGTGCTGGCGGGCTTCGCATTGGCATTCGCGCGCGGCGTGGGCGAGTACGGCTCGGTGATCTTCATCGCCGGCAACCTGCCTGGCGTGTCCGAGATCGCGCCGCTGCTGATCACGATCAAACTGGAGGAATTCGACTACGAAGGCGCGACGGCGATCGCCGCCGCGATGCTGCTGTTGTCCTTCGCGCTGCTGCTGGTGATCAACACGCTGCAGGCGCGGCTGCAGCGCACCGGCAAGCGGGCAGGGGGGTAA